The following proteins come from a genomic window of Achromobacter deleyi:
- a CDS encoding sigma-70 family RNA polymerase sigma factor yields the protein MKKCLATTAHQVGGLYREHHGWLRNWLRTKVRRAEDADDLTQDTFVRVLCAAPPPHTDTSRLREPRAYLATVAGRLVANFYRRQALEITYLEVLATLPPQQVPSVETQALVREALFEFDRMLDGLDPKVRLALVLSQFQGLPYAQIAVRLNVSLRTVKNYIAQAMAHCCLAAV from the coding sequence GAGGCCTCTACCGCGAGCATCACGGCTGGCTGCGCAACTGGCTTCGCACCAAGGTCCGCCGCGCCGAGGACGCCGATGACCTGACCCAGGACACGTTCGTCCGCGTCCTCTGCGCCGCCCCTCCCCCCCATACCGACACCTCCCGCCTGCGCGAACCCCGGGCCTACCTGGCTACCGTGGCCGGACGGCTGGTCGCCAATTTCTACCGCCGGCAGGCGCTCGAGATCACCTATCTCGAAGTGCTGGCGACGCTGCCACCGCAGCAGGTCCCTTCCGTCGAGACCCAGGCGCTGGTGCGCGAAGCGCTGTTCGAGTTCGACCGCATGCTCGACGGCCTCGACCCGAAGGTGCGCCTGGCCCTCGTGCTATCGCAATTCCAGGGGCTGCCCTACGCGCAGATCGCCGTGCGCCTGAACGTTTCACTGCGCACGGTCAAGAACTACATCGCCCAGGCCATGGCGCACTGCTGCCTGGCCGCCGTCTGA
- a CDS encoding FecR domain-containing protein has protein sequence MAEALTPAPPCAEQLAVHEAARWFACLMAEDATPRDHLDWQAWLDASATHRQAWERLQTVRCAFGRVPGNVAAAVLSQPTRRQAQRRSLLSLAGMGLLAGSVYGVVRDRDPDAWHTATGQQRRLRLDDGSELYLNTATRVTLDFNDAWRRVVLRTGEILVQAHPDDAARTTRRPFVVSTPHGDILPQEARFTVRLHDRSTRVEVLQQRATIRPGRAAYPPAVLLQASQAVSFDGSGAGPVGAAVADAAAWLHGQLAVVDRPLAEVIAELARYRPGILRCDPAVADLKVSGVFSLRDTDEALAAISDSFPVQVRRHTRYWVTVMARPVA, from the coding sequence ATGGCCGAGGCCCTCACCCCCGCCCCGCCCTGCGCCGAACAGTTGGCCGTGCACGAGGCAGCGCGCTGGTTCGCCTGCCTGATGGCCGAAGACGCCACACCGCGCGATCATCTCGACTGGCAGGCCTGGCTCGACGCCAGCGCCACGCATCGTCAGGCCTGGGAACGGTTGCAGACCGTGCGTTGCGCGTTCGGTCGCGTGCCCGGCAACGTCGCCGCCGCCGTGCTGAGCCAGCCCACCCGCCGCCAGGCGCAGCGCCGCAGCCTGCTGTCGCTGGCGGGCATGGGCCTGCTGGCCGGCAGTGTCTATGGCGTGGTGCGCGACAGGGACCCGGACGCGTGGCATACCGCCACCGGCCAACAGCGCCGGCTGCGGCTGGACGACGGCTCCGAGCTCTATCTCAATACGGCCACCCGCGTGACGCTGGATTTCAACGACGCGTGGCGGCGGGTCGTGCTGCGCACCGGCGAGATCCTGGTGCAGGCGCACCCGGACGACGCCGCGCGGACGACGCGGCGCCCCTTCGTCGTCAGCACCCCGCACGGCGACATCCTGCCGCAAGAGGCCCGTTTCACGGTGCGTCTGCATGATCGCTCCACGCGAGTCGAGGTGCTGCAACAGCGCGCCACGATTCGACCTGGCCGTGCGGCGTATCCGCCCGCCGTTCTGCTGCAGGCTAGCCAGGCGGTGTCATTCGACGGCAGCGGCGCCGGCCCGGTAGGCGCCGCGGTCGCCGACGCGGCCGCATGGCTGCACGGCCAACTGGCGGTGGTCGACCGGCCGCTGGCCGAGGTCATCGCCGAACTGGCGCGCTATCGCCCCGGCATCCTGCGCTGCGACCCGGCCGTGGCGGACCTGAAGGTCTCCGGTGTCTTCTCGTTGCGCGACACCGACGAAGCGCTTGCGGCAATCTCGGACAGTTTCCCCGTACAGGTGCGACGGCATACGCGCTACTGGGTAACGGTCATGGCGCGCCCGGTGGCGTAG
- a CDS encoding TonB-dependent siderophore receptor: MSATSLASPTTRPVHPRTRRPSRQFTLNLTLLCLLAAFAPLRAGHAQTPPASLAASTLQVDIPAGPLANVLNQFAQATDVSLSFDASLLAGKESAGLRGSFDVETGFRRILQDSGFEAVARAPGRYMLRGLPKAADARGSGSDSSDVTQLNAVTVSGYREGDAPNRGYTVSSTSSATKLDLAPKETPQSITTFTAQQIQDQGLLTVGEVLDQTPGITLITAGVAGAGNQPIFSRTFPVTSVQMDGVMASSYILSGRADGNIGLQDSFLYERIDILRGSTSLTGGEGDASASLNFVRKHPYLDRHLSANLKYGSWNNRRAELDFSTPINDRLRVRLAAAMQKGNHWVERVKSDRSAVSLIGDLDVTENNRISAGVTQFDFKLDGASPHGVARFSEVYNNRFTKNEIKYLPEGLRDLPPGTTILPTTGVARSFNNATPWSRTHRAYTNLFLTWDHDFNDDWSFNASYNHASNKDDILYGEMGSAFYVPQAAADYAPGGIASYVARRDNDVNIVNAVDVHLKGRIEVLGRTQEFVVGANAYNTHHMRYGGYASYGTTDYPYLGLNPCSRWGNLNRCDPPQKNPLNTISSGIPIDSIASRPPEDWGILWGDDSSGRNMYRSVERYLTTYRQTGYYFSSHLRPMERVHLILGGRWAKDEKRDAGTDCFEEGRCSNYETTAPLTNPVLRPKFLPYGGLIVELTPQINAYYGYATSYVRDPQYNGENGGTSLQTGAYLPPVRSVTEEGGVKGAFFDDRLNVAASYFRMTQKDFPSQSYDPNAPTTNNKGWRVYGWEFNATGAITKDWNIALGYVKQKQILPPYEGEVMFSAVDDLTGSYRAPEKSLKLFTTYRLKRLTLGAGVRWQSATQSAWIPMDTRKRKQDWMMKQDAYYLVDLMARYQIDQRFAVQLNVNNVFDKIYYQHERSLNSGAPRNALLTLSYRL, encoded by the coding sequence ATGTCCGCTACTTCCCTCGCATCACCGACCACCCGCCCCGTCCACCCGCGCACGCGGCGTCCATCGCGCCAATTCACGCTGAATCTCACGCTGCTATGCCTGCTGGCCGCTTTCGCGCCGCTACGTGCCGGCCATGCGCAAACGCCACCGGCATCCCTGGCCGCCAGCACCTTGCAGGTGGACATCCCGGCCGGTCCGCTGGCCAATGTGCTGAACCAGTTTGCGCAGGCGACCGACGTCAGCCTGTCGTTCGACGCATCCCTGCTGGCGGGAAAGGAATCCGCCGGGCTGCGCGGCAGCTTTGACGTGGAGACGGGTTTCCGCCGCATCCTGCAAGACAGCGGCTTCGAAGCGGTAGCGCGCGCGCCGGGACGCTACATGCTGCGCGGCTTGCCGAAGGCGGCGGATGCGCGGGGCTCGGGTTCGGACTCGTCGGACGTGACCCAGCTGAACGCCGTCACCGTCAGCGGCTACCGCGAAGGCGACGCGCCCAACCGGGGCTACACCGTCAGCAGCACCTCCAGCGCCACCAAGCTCGACCTGGCGCCGAAGGAGACGCCGCAGAGCATCACGACGTTCACGGCGCAGCAGATCCAGGATCAGGGCTTGTTGACGGTGGGCGAAGTGCTGGACCAGACGCCGGGGATCACGCTGATCACCGCCGGGGTGGCGGGGGCCGGCAACCAGCCGATCTTTTCGCGCACCTTCCCGGTCACGTCGGTGCAGATGGACGGCGTCATGGCCAGCAGCTACATCCTGTCGGGCCGTGCGGATGGCAACATCGGGCTGCAGGACTCCTTCCTCTACGAGCGCATCGATATCCTGCGCGGCTCCACCAGCCTGACCGGCGGCGAGGGCGACGCCTCGGCCAGCCTGAACTTCGTGCGCAAGCATCCCTACCTGGACCGCCACCTGTCGGCGAACCTGAAATACGGCAGCTGGAACAATCGCCGCGCCGAGCTGGACTTTTCCACGCCGATCAATGATCGGCTTCGGGTGCGGCTTGCGGCGGCCATGCAGAAGGGCAACCACTGGGTCGAGCGGGTCAAGAGCGACCGCTCGGCGGTGTCGCTGATCGGGGACCTGGACGTGACCGAGAACAATCGTATCAGCGCCGGGGTGACGCAATTCGACTTCAAGCTGGACGGGGCCTCGCCGCATGGCGTAGCGCGGTTTTCGGAGGTGTACAACAATAGGTTTACAAAAAACGAAATCAAATATCTGCCCGAGGGCCTGCGCGACCTGCCGCCAGGCACCACCATCTTGCCGACGACCGGCGTTGCGCGCAGCTTCAACAACGCCACCCCGTGGTCGCGCACCCATCGCGCCTACACCAATCTGTTCCTGACCTGGGATCATGATTTCAACGACGACTGGTCCTTCAATGCGAGCTACAACCATGCCAGCAACAAGGACGATATCCTGTACGGGGAAATGGGCAGCGCGTTTTACGTGCCGCAGGCGGCGGCCGATTACGCGCCGGGCGGCATCGCCAGTTACGTGGCGCGGCGCGACAATGATGTGAACATCGTCAACGCCGTGGACGTCCACCTGAAAGGCCGTATCGAGGTGCTGGGCCGGACGCAGGAATTCGTCGTGGGCGCCAATGCCTATAACACGCATCACATGAGGTATGGCGGTTATGCCAGTTACGGGACAACGGACTATCCGTATCTCGGGCTCAACCCGTGCAGCCGCTGGGGTAATTTAAATCGGTGCGACCCCCCCCAAAAAAACCCACTAAATACGATATCGAGCGGCATTCCCATCGACAGCATTGCCTCCAGACCTCCAGAGGATTGGGGCATCCTTTGGGGGGATGATAGTAGTGGCCGCAATATGTACCGCTCAGTAGAACGATACCTCACCACGTATCGGCAGACCGGATACTACTTCAGCAGCCATTTGCGCCCCATGGAGCGCGTGCACCTGATCCTGGGCGGCCGCTGGGCCAAGGATGAAAAGAGGGATGCCGGAACTGACTGTTTCGAAGAGGGGCGCTGCTCCAATTATGAGACCACGGCCCCGCTCACCAACCCTGTGCTGCGCCCGAAATTCCTGCCCTATGGCGGCCTGATCGTCGAACTGACGCCGCAGATCAACGCCTACTACGGCTATGCCACGTCCTACGTGCGCGACCCCCAATACAACGGCGAAAATGGCGGCACCAGCCTCCAGACCGGGGCCTATCTGCCGCCGGTGCGCTCGGTCACGGAGGAAGGCGGCGTCAAGGGCGCGTTCTTCGATGACCGGCTCAATGTCGCGGCCTCGTATTTCCGGATGACACAGAAGGACTTCCCCAGCCAAAGCTACGATCCCAATGCCCCGACCACCAACAACAAGGGCTGGCGCGTCTATGGCTGGGAGTTCAACGCCACCGGCGCCATCACCAAGGACTGGAACATCGCGCTGGGCTATGTAAAGCAAAAGCAGATCCTGCCGCCCTACGAGGGCGAAGTCATGTTCTCCGCCGTGGACGACCTGACCGGCAGCTATCGCGCCCCCGAGAAGTCCCTCAAGCTGTTCACCACCTACCGCCTCAAGCGCCTGACCTTGGGCGCGGGTGTGCGCTGGCAAAGCGCCACGCAGTCCGCGTGGATTCCCATGGACACGCGGAAGCGCAAACAGGACTGGATGATGAAGCAGGATGCCTACTATCTGGTGGACCTGATGGCGCGCTACCAGATCGACCAGCGTTTCGCCGTGCAGTTGAACGTCAACAACGTGTTCGACAAGATCTATTACCAGCATGAGCGGTCCCTGAATTCTGGCGCGCCGCGCAATGCGCTGTTGACTCTGAGCTACCGCTTGTGA
- a CDS encoding porin family protein, which produces MPPRPPRHPVHFAAPALILALLTLGLPPVLQAQPAAPLPATLPAPVRPLEPDTPALPPPPRPTPAITHRQPAQPANPPLELTDQDLAHNLKLTERILNQAMLQEDWSTLRRVMRFYPWMAGVDPILRDYVHGALLRHDGRLAEAIALYRQLIAQHPDLDYVRLELGTLLMEDRQFAQSDAELADLRLASLEPAAQRSVMQYRQALAQQRRWNFRLGAGTVYSDNVNSANRDPMLYLPVATRRGPLWVPFAKSRDALPKSDWGLKYSGGANVERNLGGHHYYTLGADIDGTAYRMQRDYSDRALTLRGGYKWQDATRWFAATPQAGRSWMGSRRYSHNHGMSLEYGWRPTPGWQLMGAWLWLKRGYDDRAYAAYDGHLDVLSLTAIRIFSPALLAYGSVGLQREAVAAGEYGYRFPWAQLGVVKTFGRMLGARLSARYGQQSYKAPYALFLNQRRHDHELRVDASVWTPDFTIAGLEPKLNLSYLKVTSDLPMYARDRTEVSLMLEKRF; this is translated from the coding sequence GTGCCCCCTCGTCCTCCGCGCCACCCCGTGCATTTCGCCGCGCCCGCGCTCATCCTCGCGCTGCTCACCCTGGGCCTGCCACCCGTCCTCCAGGCCCAACCCGCCGCGCCGCTCCCCGCCACCCTGCCCGCCCCCGTCCGCCCCTTGGAGCCGGACACCCCCGCCCTACCGCCCCCGCCGCGCCCCACCCCCGCCATCACGCACCGCCAGCCCGCCCAGCCCGCGAATCCACCGCTGGAACTGACCGACCAGGACCTGGCCCACAACCTCAAGCTGACCGAACGCATCCTCAACCAGGCCATGCTGCAGGAAGACTGGAGCACCTTGCGCCGGGTGATGCGCTTCTACCCGTGGATGGCCGGCGTCGACCCGATCCTGCGCGACTACGTCCATGGCGCCCTGCTGCGCCACGACGGGCGGCTGGCCGAGGCCATCGCGCTTTACCGCCAGTTGATCGCGCAGCATCCCGACCTGGACTACGTGCGGCTGGAATTGGGCACCCTGTTGATGGAGGACCGCCAATTCGCGCAGTCCGACGCCGAACTGGCCGACCTGCGCCTGGCATCGCTGGAGCCGGCGGCGCAGCGCAGCGTGATGCAGTACCGGCAGGCGCTGGCGCAGCAGCGCCGCTGGAATTTCCGCCTGGGCGCGGGCACCGTCTACAGCGACAACGTCAACTCGGCCAACCGCGATCCGATGTTGTATCTGCCGGTCGCGACGCGGCGCGGGCCACTGTGGGTGCCGTTCGCCAAGAGCCGGGATGCCCTGCCCAAATCGGATTGGGGCTTGAAGTACAGCGGCGGCGCCAATGTCGAGCGCAATCTCGGCGGACATCACTACTACACGCTGGGCGCGGATATCGATGGCACCGCCTACCGCATGCAGCGCGACTACAGCGACCGCGCCCTGACCCTGCGCGGCGGCTACAAGTGGCAGGACGCCACGCGTTGGTTCGCCGCGACGCCGCAGGCGGGCCGCAGCTGGATGGGCAGCCGGCGCTACAGCCACAACCACGGCATGAGCCTGGAATACGGCTGGCGGCCAACGCCCGGGTGGCAATTGATGGGAGCCTGGCTATGGCTAAAGCGCGGCTATGACGACCGCGCCTACGCCGCCTACGACGGCCACCTGGACGTGCTGTCGTTGACGGCGATCCGCATCTTCTCGCCGGCGCTGCTGGCCTACGGCAGCGTTGGCCTGCAGCGCGAGGCGGTGGCGGCGGGCGAGTACGGCTATCGCTTCCCCTGGGCGCAGCTCGGCGTGGTCAAGACCTTCGGGCGGATGCTCGGCGCGCGCTTGAGCGCCCGCTACGGCCAACAGTCGTATAAGGCGCCCTACGCCCTGTTCCTGAACCAGCGGCGACACGATCATGAATTGCGCGTGGACGCTTCGGTCTGGACGCCGGATTTCACGATCGCCGGCCTCGAACCGAAGCTGAACCTCAGCTACCTCAAGGTCACCAGCGACTTGCCCATGTATGCGCGGGACAGGACCGAGGTCAGCCTGATGTTGGAGAAACGGTTCTGA